A window of Oncorhynchus nerka isolate Pitt River linkage group LG4, Oner_Uvic_2.0, whole genome shotgun sequence contains these coding sequences:
- the LOC115128393 gene encoding zinc transporter Slc39a7-like: MMAHGRLLALFTGAVLLLAAQLTVAHSHSHDHGHAHSHGGGGCHGHSHGGQKLHQGASKWSAEANLPPAEESHHGHAHDHGHGHAHDHGHDHAHDHGHGHAHGHDHAHDHGHAHEHKEESGHGHTQGGERVKRQVEGEKRDIVELWMQAIGATLLISAAPFLILFLIPVQSNTDQHQNLLKVLLSFASGGLLGDAFLHLIPHALEPHTNHGDEGQGHSDSEESQYHGHSHGAAHGHMMSVGLWVLGGIVAFLMVEKFVRLLKGGHGHSHSQAAPKAKESDGEKKEGEKDLKENKDEKTPKEVEEKTTDIKVSGYLNLAADFTHNFTDGLAIGASFLVGPAVGTVTTLTILLHEVPHEIGDFAILVQSGCTKKKAMCLQLLTALGALAGTACSLLAEGVGAAATAWILPFTAGGFVYIATVTVLPELLVGRSSLGQSVMEILAMLVGIYMMVLIAEYE, encoded by the exons ATGATGGCCCATGGACGTCTGCTAGCACTGTTCACAGGAGCGGTGCTGTTGCTAGCCGCCCAGCTAACTGTTGCTCACAGTCACTCTCATGACCATGGGCATGCACATTCGCATGGGGGTGGCGGTTGCCATGGTCATTCCCATGGTGGTCAGAAGCTGCACCAGGGGGCGAGCAAGTGGAGTGCTGAGGCCAACCTGCCCCCAGCAGAGGAGTCGCACCACGGTCACGCACATGACCACGGACATGGTCACGCACATGACCACGGACATGACCACGCCCATGACCATGGTCATGGTCATGCTCACGGACATGACCACGCCCATGACCATGGTCATGCTCATGAGCACAAGGAGGAGAGTGGACACGGGCACACccaaggaggggagagggtgaagaggcaggtggagggagagaagagggacatAGTGGAGCTCTGGATGCAG GCCATCGGTGCCACTCTGCTGATCAGTGCTGCTCCCTTCCTCATCCTTTTCCTGATCCCGGTCCAGTCCAATACAGACCAGCACCAGAACCTCTTGAAGGTGCTGCTGAGCTTCGCCTCTGGTGGCCTGCTGGGAGACGCCTTTCTGCACCTCATCCCTCACGCCCTGG AGCCTCACACTAACCATGGAGACGAGGGACAAGGCCACTCTGACAGTGAAGAATCACAGTATCATGGCCACTCACATG GTGCTGCCCATGGTCACATGATGTCAGTAGGGCTGTGGGTTCTCGGTGGAATCGTGGCCTTCCTGATGGTGGAGAAATTTGTACGCCTCCTGAAGGGTGGACACGGACACTCCCACTCTCAGG CTGCTCCTAAGGCAAAGGAGAGTGACGGGGAGAAAAAGGAGGGTGAGAaagatttaaaagaaaacaaagATGAGAAGACTCCAAAAGAAGTGGAGGAGAAAACTACAG ACATCAAGGTGTCGGGCTACCTGAACCTGGCTGCTGACTTCACGCACAATTTCACTGACGGGCTGGCCATCGGGGCATCGTTCCTGGTGGGCCCAGCAGTAGGCACAGTCACCACTCTCACCATCCTGCTGCACGAGGTGCCCCACGAGATTGGCGACTTTGCCATCCTGGTCCAGTCTGGCTGCACCAAGAAGAAG GCTATGTGTCTACAGCTGCTGACAGCCTTGGGGGCTCTTGCTGGCACAGCCTGCTCCCTATTGGCTGAGGGGGTGGGTGCGGCCGCCACAGCCTGGATCCTACCATTCACTGCGGGTGGCTTTGTGTACATTGCCACGGTGACGGTTCTGCCTGAGCTGCTGGTTGGCCGCTCCAGTCTGGGCCAATCGGTGATGGAGATCCTAGCGATGCTGGTTGGAATTTACATGATGGTGCTAATCGCAGAGTATGAGTGA